In Gemmatimonadales bacterium, the DNA window CGGGACCCCGGTCCACAGAACCACCTCCTGGAGCACGCGCTGCTGCACGGCGTGCTCGGGCCGGCGATAGTTCTCCGTGGGCCAGCGGTGGAACCGCGCCAACGCGAGCATCCCGGCGTGCTTGCCCGAGCAGTTGCTGTGGATCCGTCGCGGCTTCTCGCCCCGCTCCGCCATCGCGCGGGCGACCGCCGGCGACAGCGACGGGTGGGGCCCGCAGGCCAGGTCGTCCTCCGCGCACCCCGCCTTGCGCAGCAGGCCTTCGACCACCTCGACGTGTCGTGGCTCGCCGTTGTGCGACGCGCACGCGACGGCGACCTCCGCGTCGCCCACGCCGAGCGCATCCGCGGCGCCGTCGGTCAGGAGCGGCAGCACCTGGACGAGCTTGGCGCACGAGCGCCAGTAGGTCACCAGGCCGGGGTCGCCGGTCCGCGCCACCAGCCGTCCGTCCGCGTCGACGACGGCCGCGGAGACGACGTGGCGGGACTCGACGGTCCGGCCCCGGACCGTGTCGATGGTGGAGGTCATCCGGCGCGAAAGCTAACGGGGGGACGTGCGCTCCGCCCCGGCGCCGCCCGCGCGGCCGAGCGCCAGGGCGATCCCGGCGAGGGCGAGCGCGCCGCCCGCCAGCGCGCTCGTCCCGGGCGGCTCGGCGATGGCGGGCAGCAGCCAGGCGATCAGCGTGGCACCGACCGGTTCCCCGAGCGCCGCGACGTTGACCGTGTAGGCCGGCAGGTAGCGCAGCGCGTAGTTGAGGCCGCCGTGTCCCACCAGCATCGGGCCCACGGCGAGGGCCGCGAAGATCGCCCAGTCGGTGGCCGGATAGGCGACGAACGCCTCGGCCCGGAGTCCCGCCCACGCCAGCAGCACCACCGCCGCGACGGCGTACACCGGCGCGATGTACGCCACGAGACCGAGGTGGGCGCGGAGCCGCCGGCCGATGACGAAGTACGCCCCGCCGCACACGGCGCCGACGAGGGCCAGCAGGTCGCCCAGCAGCGCGCCGTGCCCGGCGGCTCGGTAGTCGCCGAGCGCGATGACCACGGCGCCCAGGACGGCCAGCACGATGCCCGCCGCCTGGCGCCGGCCCGGCCGCTCGTGCAGGAAGACGCGCGAGAACCCCCACGCGAAGACCGGCGACAGGGACACGAGGACCGCGGAGGCGGCGACGCTCGTGAGCCGCAGCGACGTGATCCACGACGCGAAGTGCAGCGCCAGCAGGCCGCCGGCGAGGAGGGCGAGGCGACGCCCGGGGCGGCCGAGCCGCGACCACTCCATCCGTCCGCGAGAGGCCGCGAACGCCGGCGCGAGGAGCAGCGAG includes these proteins:
- a CDS encoding DMT family transporter encodes the protein MRSRPSPLLVMLVAVVAMSWAAPLIRLSGAPPLAIAAWRLSFASLLLAPAFAASRGRMEWSRLGRPGRRLALLAGGLLALHFASWITSLRLTSVAASAVLVSLSPVFAWGFSRVFLHERPGRRQAAGIVLAVLGAVVIALGDYRAAGHGALLGDLLALVGAVCGGAYFVIGRRLRAHLGLVAYIAPVYAVAAVVLLAWAGLRAEAFVAYPATDWAIFAALAVGPMLVGHGGLNYALRYLPAYTVNVAALGEPVGATLIAWLLPAIAEPPGTSALAGGALALAGIALALGRAGGAGAERTSPR